A genomic region of Brienomyrus brachyistius isolate T26 chromosome 6, BBRACH_0.4, whole genome shotgun sequence contains the following coding sequences:
- the LOC125745122 gene encoding G-protein coupled receptor 22, with the protein MDTDSYRQLLETSDGLVGVGELNGADAGGSDSGWYVPYSIGFQVSLTSFLMLELVLGFSSNLTVLVLYCAQSNLVDSVSNMVTVNLHVLDIIVCVLCLPFTMVIILLPLDGNLALLCCFHEACVTFTSIATAVNVLVISVDRYDISVRPATRLLTPRRAALLLAAVWAVSLAVFFIPFLEVEFFSGTGSELNDPSQDPMWQNRTLLCVGGEGYHTKLAMYYHLLLQVPIFFTAVLVMLFTYFKILQALSIRIGSHLKRSQRRKDPSCRRRRKKRKGPREGLDGGSCSSQSKYLSQPPLIPSPTPTPTSPPALSSVPQVASDSGNALTPSQTAVGVQASVSAIIALRRAVRRHRDRRERQRRVFKMSLVIISSFLLCWAPISVVNMLILSLGPSDRLVRVRLCFLAVAYATTIFHPLLYAFTRQKLRRAFRTRVKKRVVSLLQVDPAPSATVISNSWAVPRKSNKPRQEGSDATNHCLTEAIRE; encoded by the coding sequence ATGGACACTGACAGCTACAGGCAGCTCCTGGAGACCAGCGACGGTCTGGTCGGTGTGGGGGAGCTGAATGGCGCTGATGCCGGCGGCTCGGACTCTGGGTGGTACGTGCCCTATTCCATAGGTTTCCAAGTGTCCCTGACCAGCTTCCTCATGCTTGAGCTGGTTCTGGGCTTCAGCAGTAACCTCACAGTCCTCGTGCTCTACTGCGCCCAGTCCAACCTGGTCGACTCGGTCAGCAACATGGTGACAGTGAACCTGCACGTCCTGGACATCATCGTGTGCGTGCTCTGCCTCCCGTTCACCATGGTCATCATCCTTCTGCCGCTGGACGGCAACCTGGCGCTGCTTTGCTGCTTCCACGAGGCCTGCGTCACCTTCACCAGCATCGCCACCGCGGTCAACGTGCTGGTCATCAGCGTGGACCGCTACGACATCTCCGTGCGGCCGGCCACGCGTCTCCTGACTCCGCGTCGGGCCGCCCTGCTGCTGGCCGCCGTCTGGGCGGTATCACTGGCTGTCTTCTTCATCCCTTTCCTGGAGGTGGAGTTCTTCTCTGGGACAGGCAGCGAGTTGAACGACCCCAGCCAGGACCCCATGTGGCAAAACCGGACGCTGCTGTGCGTAGGGGGGGAGGGCTACCACACCAAGCTTGCCATGTACTACCACCTGCTGCTGCAGGTGCCCATCTTCTTCACTGCCGTACTGGTCATGCTGTTCACCTATTTCAAGATCCTGCAGGCCCTCAGCATCCGCATTGGCTCACACCTCAAGAGAAGCCAGCGCCGGAAGGATCCGTCCTGCAGGAGGCGCCGCAAGAAAAGAAAGGGGCCCAGGGAGGGTCTGGATGGTGGGAGCTGCTCCAGTCAGTCCAAATATCTCTCTCAGCCTCCCCTCATACCCTCCCCCacgcccacccccacctcccccccagcGCTGTCCTCAGTACCACAGGTGGCCTCCGACAGCGGGAACGCTCTCACGCCCAGCCAGACAGCGGTGGGCGTGCAAGCTTCAGTGTCGGCCATCATAGCCCTGCGGCGGGCTGTGCGGCGGCACCGCGACCGGAGGGAGCGCCAGCGACGCGTCTTCAAGATGTCCCTGGTCATCATCTCGTCCTTCCTGCTCTGCTGGGCGCCCATCTCTGTGGTGAACATGCTGATCCTCAGCCTGGGGCCCAGTGACCGGCTGGTGCGTGTGCGCCTCTGCTTCCTGGCCGTGGCCTACGCCACCACCATCTTCCACCCTCTGCTCTACGCCTTCACGCGCCAGAAGCTGCGGCGAGCCTTCAGGACTAGAGTGAAGAagcgggtggtgtccctgctccAGGTCGACCCGGCCCCCAGTGCCACCGTCATAAGTAACTCGTGGGCGGTGCCACGCAAGTCAAACAAGCCGCGACAAGAAGGCAGCGACGCAACAAACCACTGCCTCACGGAGGCCATACGGGAGtga
- the ip6k2b gene encoding inositol hexakisphosphate kinase 2b isoform X2 gives MAYPLHSEAGDLENVDPTADCEPKHKMLKRSNVKPPTLLPEGDYFGKDRTRQMRKEDKNKSHNREEREQAEVLCYSLDKGKVIPQLKHNPWSMKCHQQQLQRMKENAKHRNQYKFILLENLTWRYNMPCVLDLKMGTRQHGDDASEEKKAHQIRKCQQSTSSSIGVRLCGMQVYQADSGQLIFMNKYHGRKLTLAGFKEALFQFFHDGRRLRRELLSPVLRRLREMKAALEACESYRFYSSSLLIIYDGDPPRAQRQRHCHHGGEEGEEEEDDEEEDEEDPGAFGFHCGGAVGGGTGGRPSVGEPGPLVDVRMIDFAHTTCRHYGEDSVVHEGQDSGYIFGLQNLITIISELEDHSAD, from the exons ATGGCGTACCCCCTGCACAGTGAGGCGGGGGACCTGGAAAACGTGGACCCCACCGCCGACTGTGAGCCCAAGCACAAGATGCTGAAGCGGAGCAACGTGAAGCCGCCCACTCTGCTGCCAGAAGGTGACTATTTCGGCAAGGACAGGACCAGGCAGATGCGCAAGGAGGACAAGAACAAGAG CCACAATCGCGAGGAGCGTGAGCAGGCCGAGGTGCTGTGCTACAGCCTGGACAAGGGCAAGGTGATTCCGCAGCTCAAGCACAACCCCTGGAGCATGAAATGccaccagcagcagctccagcgcATGAAGGAGAACGCCAAGCACCGCAACCAGTACA AATTCATTCTGCTGGAGAATCTGACATGGCGATACAACATGCCCTGTGTCCTGGACCTGAAGATGGGTACCCGGCAGCACGGGGATGATGCCTCCGAGGAGAAGAAGGCCCACCAGATCCGCAAGTGCCAGCAGAGCACATCGTCCTCCATCGGAGTGAGGCTGTGCGGCATGCAG GTGTACCAGGCAGACTCAGGTCAGCTTATATTCATGAATAAGTACCACGGGCGCAAGCTAACGCTGGCCGGCTTCAAGGAGGCGCTCTTCCAGTTCTTCCACGACGGGCGGCGCCTGCGGCGGGAGCTGCTGTCGCCCGTGCTGCGGCGCCTGCGCGAGATGAAGGCTGCGCTGGAGGCCTGCGAGTCGTATCGCTTCTACTCCAGCTCGCTGCTCATAATCTACGACGGTGACCCGCCTCGCGCCCAACGCCAGCGCCACTGTCATCACGGCGGCGAGGAgggtgaggaagaggaggacgatgaagaggaggacgaggaggaccCCGGGGCGTTTGGGTTCCACTGCGGCGGAGCGGTGGGCGGCGGCACCGGCGGCCGGCCATCTGTGGGGGAACCAGGCCCCCTAGTGGACGTGCGTATGATCGACTTTGCCCACACCACCTGCCGGCACTAT
- the ip6k2b gene encoding inositol hexakisphosphate kinase 2b isoform X1: MSPALEAVMQTDQKRYPSQGVMLEPFVHQVGGHSCVLRFGEQTICKPLIPREHQFYKSLPAEMRKFTPQYKGVVSVSFEEDEEGSLCLMAYPLHSEAGDLENVDPTADCEPKHKMLKRSNVKPPTLLPEGDYFGKDRTRQMRKEDKNKSHNREEREQAEVLCYSLDKGKVIPQLKHNPWSMKCHQQQLQRMKENAKHRNQYKFILLENLTWRYNMPCVLDLKMGTRQHGDDASEEKKAHQIRKCQQSTSSSIGVRLCGMQVYQADSGQLIFMNKYHGRKLTLAGFKEALFQFFHDGRRLRRELLSPVLRRLREMKAALEACESYRFYSSSLLIIYDGDPPRAQRQRHCHHGGEEGEEEEDDEEEDEEDPGAFGFHCGGAVGGGTGGRPSVGEPGPLVDVRMIDFAHTTCRHYGEDSVVHEGQDSGYIFGLQNLITIISELEDHSAD; this comes from the exons ATGAGTCCTGCGCTGGAGGCTGTAATGCAGACAGATCAAAAGCGGTACCCCAGCCAAGGGGTAATGCTTGAGCCCTTCGTTCACCAGGTGGGGGGCCATTCCTGCGTTCTCCGCTTCGGGGAGCAGACCATCTGCAAACCCCTCATTCCCCGGGAGCACCAGTTCTACAAGAGCCTGCCGGCGGAGATGAGGAAGTTCACCCCGCAGTACAAAG GTGTGGTGTCGGTCAGCTtcgaggaggacgaggaggggAGCCTGTGCCTCATGGCGTACCCCCTGCACAGTGAGGCGGGGGACCTGGAAAACGTGGACCCCACCGCCGACTGTGAGCCCAAGCACAAGATGCTGAAGCGGAGCAACGTGAAGCCGCCCACTCTGCTGCCAGAAGGTGACTATTTCGGCAAGGACAGGACCAGGCAGATGCGCAAGGAGGACAAGAACAAGAG CCACAATCGCGAGGAGCGTGAGCAGGCCGAGGTGCTGTGCTACAGCCTGGACAAGGGCAAGGTGATTCCGCAGCTCAAGCACAACCCCTGGAGCATGAAATGccaccagcagcagctccagcgcATGAAGGAGAACGCCAAGCACCGCAACCAGTACA AATTCATTCTGCTGGAGAATCTGACATGGCGATACAACATGCCCTGTGTCCTGGACCTGAAGATGGGTACCCGGCAGCACGGGGATGATGCCTCCGAGGAGAAGAAGGCCCACCAGATCCGCAAGTGCCAGCAGAGCACATCGTCCTCCATCGGAGTGAGGCTGTGCGGCATGCAG GTGTACCAGGCAGACTCAGGTCAGCTTATATTCATGAATAAGTACCACGGGCGCAAGCTAACGCTGGCCGGCTTCAAGGAGGCGCTCTTCCAGTTCTTCCACGACGGGCGGCGCCTGCGGCGGGAGCTGCTGTCGCCCGTGCTGCGGCGCCTGCGCGAGATGAAGGCTGCGCTGGAGGCCTGCGAGTCGTATCGCTTCTACTCCAGCTCGCTGCTCATAATCTACGACGGTGACCCGCCTCGCGCCCAACGCCAGCGCCACTGTCATCACGGCGGCGAGGAgggtgaggaagaggaggacgatgaagaggaggacgaggaggaccCCGGGGCGTTTGGGTTCCACTGCGGCGGAGCGGTGGGCGGCGGCACCGGCGGCCGGCCATCTGTGGGGGAACCAGGCCCCCTAGTGGACGTGCGTATGATCGACTTTGCCCACACCACCTGCCGGCACTAT